The Nocardioides sp. S5 genome includes a window with the following:
- a CDS encoding site-specific integrase, whose translation MAPFTFETAEDAEAWLTDRRREIKNEDWTPPTTKKPLTFGEHAERWLTHRQLKPRTRYHYRKILDARILPTFGDVALKHVTADLIDDWYYRMGETTPTANAHAYGLMRTILSDAVQRRLIDYNPCHIRGAGNTKRVKQIGPATLPELEALTLAMPERYQLMILLAAWCGLRFGEITELRRHDLDMTNGVVKIRRAVVRVDGEVIIGAPKSDAGSRDVAIPPHLCPVVKAHLADNITGGRDGLLFPSAGDPTKHLAPATLYRVFYKAREEAGRPDLRFHDLRHTGAVLAASTGATLAELMARLGHSTAGAALRYQHAAQDRDKVIAQALSNLATKSR comes from the coding sequence ATGGCCCCCTTCACGTTTGAGACGGCAGAGGATGCCGAGGCGTGGCTCACGGATCGACGTCGAGAGATCAAGAACGAGGACTGGACACCGCCGACCACGAAGAAGCCACTCACCTTCGGCGAGCACGCCGAGCGCTGGCTCACGCACCGCCAGTTGAAGCCGCGCACGCGCTACCACTACCGCAAGATTCTCGACGCGCGGATCTTGCCGACCTTCGGCGACGTCGCCTTGAAGCACGTCACCGCCGACCTGATCGACGACTGGTACTACCGGATGGGCGAGACCACCCCGACCGCCAACGCACACGCCTACGGCCTCATGAGGACGATCCTCAGCGACGCCGTGCAACGCCGACTGATCGATTACAACCCCTGCCACATTCGAGGCGCGGGCAACACCAAACGGGTCAAACAGATTGGCCCCGCCACCTTGCCCGAGCTTGAGGCCCTGACCCTGGCAATGCCCGAGCGCTACCAACTCATGATCCTTCTGGCCGCCTGGTGCGGACTCCGCTTCGGTGAGATCACCGAACTACGCCGCCACGACCTCGACATGACCAACGGCGTCGTGAAGATCCGCCGAGCCGTGGTCCGCGTCGACGGTGAGGTCATCATCGGTGCGCCGAAGTCCGACGCAGGCAGCCGCGACGTCGCGATCCCGCCGCACCTGTGCCCCGTCGTGAAGGCGCACCTGGCCGACAACATCACCGGCGGTCGAGACGGTCTGCTCTTCCCGTCCGCAGGCGACCCGACCAAACACCTGGCTCCGGCCACGCTTTACCGCGTCTTCTACAAGGCACGCGAAGAGGCAGGCAGACCCGATCTTCGGTTCCACGACCTACGCCACACCGGCGCCGTCCTGGCCGCGAGCACCGGAGCCACCCTGGCCGAACTCATGGCCCGCCTCGGACACTCCACTGCCGGCGCAGCCCTGCGGTACCAACACGCCGCACAAGACCGCGACAAGGTCATCGCCCAGGCCCTGTCGAACCTGGCAACCAAAAGCCGCTGA